A window of the Rhodoferax sp. GW822-FHT02A01 genome harbors these coding sequences:
- a CDS encoding ATP-binding cassette domain-containing protein: MSAPDSSTPIVMRAKGLIKRYGQVTALDGADFELRAGEILAVIGDNGAGKSSLIKCLSGATIPDEGEIQLDGQTIQFRSPIDARRAGIETVYQDLAVAPAMTIAENLFLGRELRRPGFLGSLGFIDKKRMLEESISRMNDLKVGIRSMTQAVETLSGGQRQCVAVARAAAFAQHVVIMDEPTAALGVKEGNMVLELIRRVRDKGLPVVLISHNMPHVFEVADRIHIARLGKRAAVVNPKKISMSDTVAVMTGAKSASELPEDALAH, from the coding sequence TTCCACTCCCATCGTGATGCGGGCCAAGGGCCTGATCAAGCGCTATGGCCAGGTCACCGCCCTGGACGGCGCCGACTTCGAGCTGCGCGCCGGGGAAATCCTGGCGGTCATCGGCGACAACGGTGCCGGCAAGTCCAGCCTGATCAAATGCCTCTCGGGTGCCACCATCCCCGACGAGGGTGAAATCCAGCTGGATGGGCAAACCATCCAGTTCCGCAGCCCGATCGATGCTCGCCGCGCCGGCATCGAAACGGTCTACCAGGACCTGGCTGTAGCCCCGGCCATGACCATTGCCGAGAACCTGTTCCTGGGCCGCGAGCTGCGCCGTCCCGGCTTCCTGGGCAGCCTGGGCTTCATCGACAAGAAGCGCATGCTGGAAGAAAGCATCTCCCGCATGAACGACCTCAAGGTGGGCATACGCTCCATGACGCAGGCGGTGGAAACGCTCTCCGGCGGTCAGCGCCAGTGCGTCGCGGTGGCCCGCGCCGCAGCCTTTGCCCAGCACGTGGTCATCATGGATGAGCCGACTGCCGCACTAGGTGTGAAGGAAGGCAATATGGTGCTGGAGCTGATTCGCCGCGTGCGCGACAAAGGCCTGCCCGTGGTGCTGATTTCGCACAACATGCCCCACGTTTTCGAAGTGGCCGACCGCATCCACATCGCCCGCCTGGGCAAGCGCGCCGCGGTGGTCAATCCCAAGAAGATCAGCATGAGCGACACGGTGGCCGTGATGACGGGCGCCAAGTCCGCCAGCGAACTGCCCGAAGACGCACTGGCCCACTAG